The Vigna radiata var. radiata cultivar VC1973A chromosome 6, Vradiata_ver6, whole genome shotgun sequence DNA segment atacagaatataagattaaaatagttataaaagtgtaaatttttgtattttttcaataaagaagaaaataaaaactaagaaaaagtaatgctaaatgaatgtaaaaaattaagtgtgtaaaaaaaaattatttttctgagtttttattagaaataattcAAATAGGAGTTTAAGTTGCATTAAccttatataaaaaagaagaccCGTAATATTTAAAAggggttttaattttttatatagattaaaCCATGTCATATAgattattgagtctattgataAAGAGGTTCAATAAAAAGGTACAATACCTTACAAGAACTAAGATCACTCTTTAttcaaaaccttaagacaatgagTTGAtgaatctttaattttatatgatgttttattttttcatttttattcaatatacaaCTTAAACTCCCGCTAGGAATTTTagcataaatatttatcattatgtaatgattttctttgaatttgagCTATGTGATATGTGATCTGCTAATGAGTTAACGTGTAATTATGATGTATGTACATTTTGTAAATGTTGAAGGCAATATGTGAAGGAAACGTAAGAAGAATAATACCTAGATAATTGAGAAGGTTTCTAGAAAATATGATGTTCTTCCGTGGATGGATTGCTTGTTTGACAAAAGGGTGTGATTAATTGTCTGCCAAAAAGTAGAGGAAAATGATCCCTAAATGAAGATTCAGAGAAACTTAATGACAAGTCGCTAACCAATTAAGTTTTGTTGTTTAAAAAATGTGTGGTATTTACTCTGTCAACAATTTATGGCCACAAGTTCTCAAAATGCTCTGtttccatttttcttctcaaaacaaTCATTTCctaatttcaacaaatttctaaTAATTTCACACATGCATTTATTTTGACCCACCTATTTTGCAACTCTGTTGTACCACACGTTCAGTCTTAAATTTACCTCATTATTCTGTCTTTCATTACCATTTTCACAGCTATTTTTGGTAATTTTACactaagaaataataataataacatcatttgaacaagtttattTAGCTGTTGATTTCATTTAACAGTAAATTCTATATTATATGTGCAAATAAATCATATTTGTTCATTTTTGTGAATTGCAAAATGAAGTAAGCATTggattttgtttaagttaaagAAACAAATCCCACAACAGGGCCattagaaatagaaaatgatTTATGGACACCCCATATGTAATTAAAACCAATAAGAGAAAGTGTTAATAAAATgttggtttaataggttcggaagtccctatatttggaggttagtttcaattgggtcctccaatttttgaagtgatcaattaggtccctaattttgtcaatttgaatcaataaaagcctttctaCTAAATGCAGTTAatgccgtgaagtttttgaacatgtggcatgctgacgcttccaggtggcattgtttcaagtgcataggtggattataaaagggtgaatttagggatttcaccttcaaatacacccttttaatttagagatttcacccttttataatccacctatgcacttgaaacggtgtcacctggaagcgtcagcgtgccacatgttcaaaaacttcacggcgtaaACTGCATTCAACGGaaaaacttttattgattcaaattgacaaaattagggacctaattgatcactttcaaaattggaggacccagtTGAAACAAActcccaaatatagggacctccgaacctattaaacctaaaatgttTTAAGTCCTAAGTTTTTGATCAATCATTACTCATCCAAAAGTTTTAATAGGTAAAAAAGTAACAGGTGAACATAACTATGACAATAAGTAGGGAAGGAATATATTATATgctttattttcatatgacaATAAAAGAACTCAATTAATTTGAAAGACTATGGGATTCATCACCTGCAACCAAGTATATATATAGTATAGTTTTGGCCACTGGTGAGCTATTCTGTACAAATATAACCTCACTCAAGTGACCATTGTAAAGTAGTATAAAAGACCAAAAACtaaggagaaaaaaaggaaaaagagagggTAATATCAGCAGTATACATGTGAACAAATAAGATTAATCCTTTTGGCTGTTGTTTAAGCTATTTCTACATCTCCAATCCTTGCTTGCAAAGAGGACAGCATGATGTAATTTTTAGCCATTGATCCACACATTTTAGATGGAACACATGGGAACAGGGCAATTGTCTAACTTCCTCTTTGTCTTTATACTTGGTTAAGCAGATACAACATTCCTGTAAGCACATCAGAACACAAACAAATCTATCAGTTCATTAGATTTGGAAATATGACAGATCTTGAAATAAATGGAACTTAAAAGCATATATCCAATTATATGTTACTACTATTAAGGATGACTCAAGGGGTTTTTTTTGAAGGCCTAAATCTTAAATCTGTTGGGTCTATCGAAGAAGAGATTCTACGATACCAATGAAATTTGAGTTCAACTACATAAGAAATTGACATCACTGTCTACCCAGAATCTTAAGACGATGAGTAAATAGATTTTCAACCACATGAGGAATTAACATCACTCTCTACCTAAAATCTTAAGATAATGAGTTAATGGATCTTCTACCTTATATGGTAAGAGAGCCGACCTGTTTACTACTCACACAATATGTGGCTAGCCATTGAAATGCATAActtggatttaatttataagaaaagttaaactttttctctaaaattGTTTATAGAAAAGAATAGTTTATATGTAATAGTGGTAGCACTTACTTGGTCTTCGTCAATCAGTTTTTCACTCCCATCAGAGTCATTTCCAAGCTCTAACTTCGCACGACCTTCTTTATGTCTCCAGCTTGGAAGCTGTGAAATTTGATCATCAGAAGCTCCTTTATCAAAAGAGGCTATATTCATGTTGTAGCCAAGGAGGGTGCTGATGAGTGGCACAAAACAGCATAGCAGCAGAAACAGTAGAAAAGGGAAAGAGTAGCACACTGCATTCCAAGCAAGAAGAGTGATGCAGAGCACATGCAGTTTTGGAGCTTGTTGAAAAGATCCAAAACGTGAGTCAAAAACCCAAACATTTCCCATCACAAACCATATGGCAAAGAAAAGCTCAAGTGAAGTCCGACATCTGTTCATCAAGTGTGACATCCTGTACACACTGAACAATACAGTgcaaagtaaattaaaattacagtTTCAAGTTTCAACCATGAAAAAGTTGCATGGCTCCAACTAACTATCAAGAACTTGCTGTCTGATTAAACTTCAGTAAATGACTATGCAATACAAATAGCTTTTACAACTTTTTTGGTACTGTTAATCATTAGATATGCTTTTTCATCAGCCAGAATTTGTATTTTGATAGATAAAAGTTGGTAACATGGTAACACTTCtatattagttttgttttacttttcatttttcacatgATTTATATCCTTAATCagatagaaaagaatgaaataagCAAAAGATTATGATCTGTCAAAAGCAAATGCCAGAACCGATCACAGTGAGAAAGGTATGTTGGGGTATTGGATTCTTCCAATCTCTTTTTAAAGGgttaaactaaaattacaatTACTTGACACTTGgtattttcctattttcaacAACCCTATACGTTTGTCAAAATATCAAAGTTCATAGCCAACTCAAGGAGAGagcaacttttctttttatcaaacagttatTTTCAAACAACAGAACGATGGTATCAAACTTTTCTAGCCAATTTTAAAGCATACTCATGGCATTAGTTCACTGCAAAATAgtcaataaatacaattacCCATGATCAGTAACAATAAAATTGACagaaaaaaagttgaagaaggTTGAATTGCACAGCATACCTGGTTTCTTCATTGTTTCTCTGCTGTTCTATATCAGAAAGGCCTTGCGTGAGATAAATTTGACGATAGCGCCCGTAAAGTAGCAGCAGATTAAGAACAACACCAATATCATAACCAGAAATCCAAATCCTCATCGGCCAAATAGGTCTCTCCCTCTTGGAAATGGCTAAAGTGAATGTTGTAATAGTTATTTGAACAACCAAGGCAATAAACTCCAGCATCATCCAAGTGCTAGAATTGAAAGGGTTGGAGCCAAGATTGGACCTTGATCCATTTTGGTAATGAAAAACTCTTCTCAAAAAGGTAAACCATCTTGCTCTAGATATTCTCATGGCCACCCGAACCAAGAAGGAAGGAGGGGTGACACGTGGAGGCCTATTTCGAGCACTAGCCACTCTATCTTCTGTGacagaatttgaagaaaatggaACCATGCTAAAGTCTTGTTGTGGATGAAGGAAGCACCTAGAATTCATCGAAAAAATGTCTTCTTTTACCCCGTTTATGCAGAGAATTTGTCCAAGGCGTGTAGCAGAGAGAGATCAAATAAATGACTCCAACatcaatatttcttaaaagCACAGCTTTGCATCAAAAGAACTTGAAATCGAAGCATCCCAATAGCCAACTTTGAAGAATAGAATTGGTACCTTGATCATTGGAAGATCTTTTCTGGGTCTGCACAAACTCTTAGCAACAGAATCAAACCAATCTTCAGCTGCATGATCCTTTCAGTAACCACATACTATACAAGAGAAAAGTATGAAATAGGAGATAAAGCTGATGAAGTGTTTATAGAAGATGATGAAGGGAAGATTGGTGTGAAGGATTTATCAAGAAGGTGAGGTTGTGTTTCAGAGGGTGACCAAGAATCAAACTGCTGAGGTTTGCTTTGATTCAAAGGGAATCACAAGGTTTGGAGGGAAGTTAACCGTTGGCCAACTTCCTCACAAAGCAATTGCACTCCAAtttctcctctttcttctttccttctaatcttactttttgttttagttttgatgCCACAAGCTGAAACAAATATATCTTAGTTCCTTAAGAACATcaaatttgttctttttttccttggttttatatattaattttaaattagataaaCCCGACAAAGATTCATTTATCACAGACGTTTTTTTATCAGTTGATAGAGTTAATGTCATAAACTTCAACCATTAAATAACTAACTGGACTTCACGGTAAAGTTTTCAGAAACTGTAATAAAAGAGTGATGAAGGTAttataggagaaaaaaaatagttttttaacatttaaattttttatattcatttaaattatgaaaagtaaatatgaaagaaaacatTGTTGATATGCAactttatcatataaaaatcaTTAGTCAAACTCTGTTATTATGATTCATTGAGTAATTCAACATCAAATACTTCTCAACTTTCATGAATGTCTCTTCTCGAAGTTCTTACTCTATGCactttttgtctttgtttctcTACTGATATATATTGCTATTTTAATAgagaaacttatttataaaaaaaaaaaagtaacagaaacgcaaatatttttccttttatggaagtgaaaagaaaatgaagtgtATCTATATTTGAATGAAAGTGGATaagatttgtttatattttaatggcAACAAAAATACAATGTGTGATTTGAATTGTGGCGGGTACAGTTGATATTTTGGTATTATGTGGTAAACGGTTGGCCACCTAATCCCACCAACAGTTTCTGTCACATTCCAGTAGTGTGGCCACCTCCTCATCTCCAACATTAATAATTCCTATGTTTTATTCACACAACGAAAACCTTGTCGACACCAATTTTCAGTTAGGCCTAATTTTGTATTTGGTTTCaattaatcaaaatcaaacgCCCAAAAGCCTTAATTTGAGGCCAAAATATTGATACCACTTAACTGTATAAAGTATTGATACCACTCGTGATACACAAACACCAATAATATCTGAACTAAACTACATAAAGAATTGATAccactttttatataaa contains these protein-coding regions:
- the LOC106763168 gene encoding E3 ubiquitin-protein ligase At4g11680-like, with protein sequence MNSRCFLHPQQDFSMVPFSSNSVTEDRVASARNRPPRVTPPSFLVRVAMRISRARWFTFLRRVFHYQNGSRSNLGSNPFNSSTWMMLEFIALVVQITITTFTLAISKRERPIWPMRIWISGYDIGVVLNLLLLYGRYRQIYLTQGLSDIEQQRNNEETSVYRMSHLMNRCRTSLELFFAIWFVMGNVWVFDSRFGSFQQAPKLHVLCITLLAWNAVCYSFPFLLFLLLCCFVPLISTLLGYNMNIASFDKGASDDQISQLPSWRHKEGRAKLELGNDSDGSEKLIDEDQECCICLTKYKDKEEVRQLPCSHVFHLKCVDQWLKITSCCPLCKQGLEM